Genomic window (Chondrocystis sp. NIES-4102):
CCCTCAAGCACTGCTTAAATTAAAAAAACTATTAAAAGAAATTCAACCAGATTTAATTCAAGGATGGATGTATCATGCTAATTTAATTGCTCAATTAGCTAATGCTTTATCTACACGCAAAGTTCCTGTTTTATGGAGTATTCATCATTCAATTGCATCTTTAAAGGCAGAAAAAACTAGTTTAGCAGCAACAATAAAATTAACCGCCTTATTATCCAAACATATCGATAAAGTGATTTTCTCGGCTGAAAAAGGCAAAAATCAGCACCTAAAATTAGGATATTATACTGATAATGCTGTAGCCATTAGTGATAATTTTGATATTTCCAAATACAAACGCACATCAGAACCTCAATTAAATTTACGCCAATCTTTAAACTTACCAGAAGAATCAATTCTCATAGGTTCGATCGCTCGTTATCATTTAATGAAAGATCATGCAGGTTTATTAAATGCAGCAGCATTAATTGTCAAAGATTATCCCGATCTACACTTTATTCTAGTAGGGCCAAATGTGGATCAACAAAATACTGTTTTGACAGAGCAGATTGAGCAATTAGGTATTACAAAGCAGGTACATTTATTAGGCGAACGTCAAGATATTCCTGCAATTATGAATTCCTTAGATATCTTCACCACTAGTTCCGCTTACGGTGAATCTTTCCCCAATGTTTTGGGAGAAGCAATGTCTTGTCAAATCCCTTGTGTCTCCACCGATGTAGGTGATTCTGAAGCTATAGTTGGGGATACAGGTGTTGTAGTTCCACCTAAAGATCCTCAAGCCCTAGCAGCAGCTTGGCGTAAACTAATTGTATTAGGTGAAGATGGCAGAAAAGATTTAGGACAGCAGGCTAGAAACCGTATTGAGACACATTTTAATTTAGATGGATCTAATTCTTTCGTCAGAAAATATGAAACCATCTATGATCAAGTTCTTTCTAGTTAATTGATTATCTTTTAAAAGTAAGATTTAGCAACAAGTGATTAGCAAAATTAACTTTTTGCCCAAATTGTACTGGATATTTTTACAGACAATTACTAGATCAATTCTGGTTCATTAACAAAAGACTTCGTAAAAGGAGTCAGGAGTCAGGAGTCAATTATCAATTATCAATTTCTCTAGCTAATGCTTAATAAATGGTATTACTTCTTATCAACCAATCATAATGTTAAAATCCCTACCTAAATACATTCTGTTAGTTTTTGTTACTTTATCCACGGTACTATTAACCTATCAAGTTACTACAGGAAGTAGCCCAGATAGTCCTTTTCAAGTCTGGACAGCACCAGCGTTAGAAAGAGTTAACAAACAAGCAACTAAATTTCCACAGGTTAATAATCTAACTAATCAAGCCTCTCCAACCAACAATCAAATTCATCTAAAAGCAGCTAAGGGTGAATATGAATCATTTCAGATAGTCGTTCAATCACCTAAAGGAAGTGATTTAAAAAATGTTAATGTAATTGTTTCTGATCTACGTAACGCTGATCAAGGAATAATTGATAGAGGCAATATAACCCTATATAGAGAACACTATCTATATGTAGATAAACCTAGTCCTCAAGGATTACCAAATAATCCTACAAGGGGCAAAAATTGGTATCCTGATGGTCTAATTCCGTTTGTCGATCCCGATACAGGTAAAGATCTTAAAGGAGCTAACCTAGATGCTGTACCTTTTAATCTGGCGAAAAATGAAAATCAGCCTATTTGGGTAGATATATATGTTCCACCTGATGCCCAGCCAGGAGAATATCAAGGTTATTATGTTGTAACCAGCGATCAAGGCAAACAAGTCGGTAGAATTAATCTCAATGTTTGGGATTTCCAGTTACCACTTAAACCCACCCTCAATTCTCACTTCCTACCCTGGGAAGATCGGGGGGAAAATGTCACAGCAGAATTACTCAGACACAAAATTATTACAGGACAACACGTAAGACCTGAGCAACAGGCAGAGTTGATCGATAAACTTGGTTTAAGCTCAGTTCGTTTACCTTTTTGGAGTGGGGCAAATTATCAAACTTGTACTATGAGTCCTGCGCCTAGTGTTACAGAGATCAAACAAGCAGCAGCAGTTTATGATGATCGATTACTAAAATTTGTTTACTCTGCCGATGAAATTGATAATTGTCCTGGAATTATTAAACCTCTCAAGGAATGGGCAAATAATGTCCATCAAGCAGGAATTAAACATCTAGTGGTTATGAAACCTCGACCCGATTTATACGACGATGTGGATATCTGGGTAGTTCAACCTGATATGTACGAAACTGGTGCAGCAGAAATTGCTGAAGTGATGAAAAAAGGAGATGAGGTTTGGTTTTATTCTGGCTATCATACAGATTATTCTCCCCAATGGACAATGGATGCCCTACCGATTAACTTCCGTATAGCTCAAGGTTTTATAGCTCCCAATTTAAATTTGACAGGTATTTTATATCCTCAAATTGATGCTTGGACTGATGACCCTAGTAAAGTACCCCTAAATACTGATCAGCCTTGGTATAAACCCTCGGTCTATGAACACAGCAAAGAGCGTAATTTTTCAGGGGAAGGAGTAATGATCTATCCAGGTGAAGAAGTAGGCATTAAAGGGGTTGTTCCCTCCCTCAGACTCAAAAGAATTAGGGATGGGGTTGAAGATTACGAATATATGGCTCTTCTCAAAAGCTTAGGTGATGAAAAATGGGCATTAGAAATGAGTCGTACTGTTGCTTGTGACTGGCACAATTGGACTCAAGATGCTCAAAAACTAGAGGCGGTTCGAGTAAAATTAGGCGATCGCATTGAGGAATTAATGCAAGCTCAAAATAAATAAATTTATCAAACTAATGATCAGAAAAATATTAATCGCCACAACTATTCCTGGCACTATTGAGGATTTTCTCTTGCCTTTTGTTCGCTATTTCCGTAATCTGGGTTGGCAAGTGGACGGTATGGCTTTAGATATTACTCAAGATGCTGTTTGCGTTGCTGAATTTGATCATGTTTGGGATGTGGAGTGGTCACGTAACCCTCTTGATCCTAACAACTTGGTTGTGGCTGTGCCTGTAATTCAAAAGATAGTTACCCAGGGAAATTATGATTTAGTTCATGTTCATACCCCCGTAGCTGCCTTTGTTACCAGATATGCGATTAATAAGTTAAAAAATCAGCCCAAACCCCAGGTTATCTATACCGCCCATGGGTTTCATTTCCATAAGCAAGGTAATTTTATAACTAATCTCATTTTCCTTACTTTAGAAAAGTTAGCGGGCGGTTGGACTGATTATCTGATTACTATTAATCGTGAAGATGAAATTGCTGCTAAAAAATATCGTCTTTTACCTGGCGATCGCATTTTTTACACTCCTGGAATTGGTCTAGATATCCAAGAGTATGATCTCAATCAAGTTTCTGAGTCTGAGGTTATGGCTGTCCGTCAAGAGTTAGGATTAACCCCTGAAGATAAATTATTACTCTGCATAGCCGAATTTACCCCAAATAAACGTCATCGAGATCAATTAATAGCTTTAAAAAAATTACAGCGACCTGATGTACACTTGGCTTTTGCTGGTGATGGTCAGATTCGATCTCAAATTGAACAACTAACTCTTAAACTAGGGTTAGAAAAACAAGTTCATTTTTTGGGTTTTCGTCCAGATATTCCTGTTTTGATTTGTGCCAGTCTAGCAACTCTTTTGACTTCCCAACGTGAAGGATTACCCCGTAGCATTATGGAAGCTTTTTGTGCTGCGACTCCAGTGATTGGGACAAAAATTAGAGGTATTCAAGACTTAGTAGCTGATGACTGTGGTTTATTAGTAGAAGTTGGAGATACGGATGGTTTAGCGCAAGCAATCAAACAAGTACTAGATAATCCCCAAAAAACTGCCCAAATGGGAGAAAATGGTCGTCAAAAAATAAAAAGTTATAGTGTAGATAGAATTATTGAACTATACACCAATATATATAATCAAGCTTTGGTAAATCATGAGTAAATTTATTAAACA
Coding sequences:
- a CDS encoding group 1 glycosyl transferase; amino-acid sequence: MKLDSNPTNNLSKKIKVAFVITGLNTGGAEMMLYKFLTRIDRQKYSPTVIAMLEGGIFVERIQALDIPVYNLGMQPGIPTPQALLKLKKLLKEIQPDLIQGWMYHANLIAQLANALSTRKVPVLWSIHHSIASLKAEKTSLAATIKLTALLSKHIDKVIFSAEKGKNQHLKLGYYTDNAVAISDNFDISKYKRTSEPQLNLRQSLNLPEESILIGSIARYHLMKDHAGLLNAAALIVKDYPDLHFILVGPNVDQQNTVLTEQIEQLGITKQVHLLGERQDIPAIMNSLDIFTTSSAYGESFPNVLGEAMSCQIPCVSTDVGDSEAIVGDTGVVVPPKDPQALAAAWRKLIVLGEDGRKDLGQQARNRIETHFNLDGSNSFVRKYETIYDQVLSS
- a CDS encoding putative group 1 glycosyl transferase, with protein sequence MIRKILIATTIPGTIEDFLLPFVRYFRNLGWQVDGMALDITQDAVCVAEFDHVWDVEWSRNPLDPNNLVVAVPVIQKIVTQGNYDLVHVHTPVAAFVTRYAINKLKNQPKPQVIYTAHGFHFHKQGNFITNLIFLTLEKLAGGWTDYLITINREDEIAAKKYRLLPGDRIFYTPGIGLDIQEYDLNQVSESEVMAVRQELGLTPEDKLLLCIAEFTPNKRHRDQLIALKKLQRPDVHLAFAGDGQIRSQIEQLTLKLGLEKQVHFLGFRPDIPVLICASLATLLTSQREGLPRSIMEAFCAATPVIGTKIRGIQDLVADDCGLLVEVGDTDGLAQAIKQVLDNPQKTAQMGENGRQKIKSYSVDRIIELYTNIYNQALVNHE